GGATCAGCTTCCGCAATCCCTCGTTCTTGAGTTTCGCGGAGCGCGTCTGCATAGCCGCGCCCCTTGAGCATTTCTTCCAGAATGAAATTCGTCGTGGCGTTGAAGATACCTCGGAAGCCCAAAATTTTGCCGCAAACCATATCACGCCTGACAATGTTGAGCACAGGAAGCCCGCCACAAAACGTTGCGCTGTAGAGGATACCCACGTCGGCGTCCGCCGCGAGACGATCAAGCTCCGCTTGAGCAAGCGCCAATGGGGCCTTGTTGGCCAATACGAGGTGCAGCCCGTGCTCCAGACCTGTCCTACAATTCGAGAGGCCTGGATTCCCCGTGTTGAGGTCAACCGGTGACGCTTCCAGGAGAATCTCGCATTGGACGCTGTCGAGCGCTACCGCCAGGGTCAGACCTTCGTCAAACTCGCGTAACTCACGAAGCTTCAATCCACACACTTTGTGTTCTAGCAAGCGGGCAAGATCGAACCCATCATCACTGACCGCGACACCGCTGCTGTCAACGACACAATGGACGCTGAAGGCAAGGCCATACTTCTCTCTAAGCGTGTCGTCGTGCTCAATGAGAAGCCTGAGGAAACGGCGTCCTACGTTACCCAATCCGACTAGGGCCAACCCAACTCGCTTCATCTGAGACTCACGTTTGGGAATTGGTTCACTTTCTTGATCAAAGAGGACTACTCCACAATAAATATCTGTCCACTCAGGCAGCCTTCTACCGCCTTGCTGTAGGCCAGACCCACCGCTTCGTTCGATACATGCTCATGGCCATGAAAGAAACCATCGTATTTTGCTCGACACACTTCCAGTACTTCGGGACTAACAGCGTTGATGCGAATGCCGCGAGGCATATCAACCGCAGCCCCTCTCACAAAACCATCCAGTGCACCATTGGCGGCGGCGGCACACGAACCACCCCGGATCGGATCACGGTTCAACACACCGCTAGTCACGGTGAAGGATCCACCATCATTCACGTAATCGAAACCCTCCAACACCAGGTTGACCTGTGGTAGAACCTTTTGATTAATGCCCTTCATGAACTGTTCACTGGTCATTTCATGAACCGCACCAAAATGAACCTGACCGATAGCGCTCACCACGGCATCAACATTGCCAACCTGCTGATACATTGCGCGGATGCTGTCGATGTCTTCGATATCCATTTGCACATCACCACTGGTTCTGCCAACTCGGATGACTTCATGCCGAGCCGACAGGGCGTCTACAGCAGTTTTACCAACGGCACCGGTGGCACCGACGATAATTATTTTCATCACCAAAACCCTTTCATACAGAAAATTACATAGAATTACCCATCAATGTGGGTGTCTCTATTACAAACAAAAAAGACCCGACAATGTCTCCCTCTCTTCATCCCGACCGTCCCC
This sequence is a window from Candidatus Neomarinimicrobiota bacterium. Protein-coding genes within it:
- a CDS encoding homoserine dehydrogenase, which produces MKRVGLALVGLGNVGRRFLRLLIEHDDTLREKYGLAFSVHCVVDSSGVAVSDDGFDLARLLEHKVCGLKLRELREFDEGLTLAVALDSVQCEILLEASPVDLNTGNPGLSNCRTGLEHGLHLVLANKAPLALAQAELDRLAADADVGILYSATFCGGLPVLNIVRRDMVCGKILGFRGIFNATTNFILEEMLKGRGYADALRETQERGIAEADP
- a CDS encoding short chain dehydrogenase — its product is MKIIIVGATGAVGKTAVDALSARHEVIRVGRTSGDVQMDIEDIDSIRAMYQQVGNVDAVVSAIGQVHFGAVHEMTSEQFMKGINQKVLPQVNLVLEGFDYVNDGGSFTVTSGVLNRDPIRGGSCAAAANGALDGFVRGAAVDMPRGIRINAVSPEVLEVCRAKYDGFFHGHEHVSNEAVGLAYSKAVEGCLSGQIFIVE